The Chryseobacterium sp. 7 genome includes a region encoding these proteins:
- a CDS encoding response regulator transcription factor — MEKSKILYAEDDKTIAFLVEDSLESYYDISCYSDGESALEAFNTHDFDICLLDIMMPGMNGFEVAERIRSKNSEIPIIFISAKALKEDRIKGLKIGADDYLVKPFSIEELMLKIEVFLKRTKKTDTSPLKYKVGKYDFYPKNYTLQGIENNITLTQRESDLLLFFIRHKNLVVKRQDILKAIWGDDDYFMGRSLDVFISRLRKVLAEEQNVLIENLHGIGFRFSEKE, encoded by the coding sequence ATGGAGAAATCTAAAATTTTATATGCCGAAGATGACAAAACAATAGCTTTTCTGGTGGAAGACAGTCTGGAAAGTTATTATGATATCAGCTGTTATTCTGATGGTGAATCTGCATTGGAAGCATTTAACACTCATGATTTTGATATCTGTCTGTTGGATATTATGATGCCCGGCATGAATGGATTTGAGGTGGCCGAACGGATTCGCAGTAAAAATTCTGAAATTCCGATTATTTTCATCTCTGCAAAGGCTTTAAAAGAAGACCGGATCAAAGGCCTTAAAATAGGTGCTGATGATTATCTGGTAAAGCCATTCAGTATTGAAGAATTGATGCTGAAAATTGAAGTTTTTCTGAAACGTACGAAGAAAACAGATACATCTCCGCTCAAATATAAAGTGGGGAAATATGATTTTTATCCTAAAAACTACACCCTTCAAGGAATAGAAAACAATATTACTCTTACCCAAAGAGAATCTGACCTTCTTTTATTTTTTATTCGTCACAAGAACCTGGTGGTTAAAAGACAGGATATTCTAAAAGCGATCTGGGGTGATGATGACTATTTTATGGGACGAAGCCTTGATGTATTCATTTCAAGATTGCGAAAGGTACTGGCCGAAGAACAGAATGTTTTAATAGAAAACCTTCACGGAATAGGTTTCCGCTTTTCCGAAAAAGAATAA
- a CDS encoding DUF2589 domain-containing protein: protein METLKSVLEASHAKKTKNELIDLLSGVEKVLTPAVYEKVSGIEISELSTLTNKELQNIVEDFKKNYDAKWEKSFSGASSEIMKLIAGKMAADEEIFKTSDAASADFAAELGSIDFATIIGGPLDACVKAQSNASIATVNFINEVGFELTDPNNPNSAKKLRMAEFKYTKNIPNPDFDPDQPVSNSNPKTIPDPVELSVPFIALLNVPSFRIETCEVDFNVKLNSTYTKDVSDEFGINAGVSGGWGPVKFKVDVSYKRTSSTGIKVEKEYSLGVKVRATNDEMPAGLEKVLGLLSQ from the coding sequence ATGGAAACATTAAAATCAGTGCTTGAAGCAAGCCACGCCAAGAAAACAAAAAATGAGTTAATCGACCTCTTGTCAGGAGTAGAAAAAGTGCTTACTCCGGCAGTGTATGAAAAAGTATCAGGAATCGAAATTTCAGAATTAAGCACATTGACCAATAAAGAACTACAGAACATTGTAGAAGATTTCAAAAAGAATTATGATGCGAAATGGGAAAAATCATTTTCCGGAGCTTCTTCAGAAATCATGAAACTGATTGCCGGTAAAATGGCTGCTGATGAAGAGATTTTCAAAACTTCAGACGCTGCCAGTGCAGATTTTGCAGCAGAATTGGGAAGTATTGATTTCGCTACCATTATTGGCGGACCTTTGGATGCCTGTGTAAAAGCACAGTCTAATGCCTCTATCGCTACCGTTAATTTCATCAATGAAGTAGGTTTCGAGCTTACGGATCCTAACAACCCGAATAGCGCGAAAAAACTGAGAATGGCAGAATTTAAATACACTAAAAATATTCCGAACCCGGATTTTGACCCGGATCAGCCAGTAAGTAACAGTAATCCTAAAACAATTCCGGATCCGGTAGAACTTTCCGTTCCTTTCATTGCATTGTTAAACGTTCCAAGCTTTAGAATTGAAACCTGTGAAGTTGATTTTAACGTTAAGCTTAACTCAACATATACCAAAGATGTAAGTGACGAATTTGGAATCAATGCCGGAGTATCCGGAGGATGGGGACCTGTGAAATTCAAAGTGGATGTGTCTTACAAAAGAACTTCCAGCACAGGAATTAAAGTGGAAAAAGAATATTCTCTTGGGGTAAAAGTACGTGCAACCAACGACGAAATGCCTGCCGGATTAGAAAAAGTTCTTGGACTTCTTTCACAATAA
- a CDS encoding SDR family oxidoreductase gives MSLYTQPMLREGALKDKVAIVTGGGSGLGKAMTKYFLELGAKVVITSRNLEKLQATAKELEDETGGKVLCVACDVRSWDEVEAMKESTLKEFGKIDILLNNAAGNFISPTEKLTHSAFDSILDIVLKGTKNCTLSVGKHWIDSKTQGTVLNIVTTYAWTGSAYVVPSACAKAGVLAMTRSLAVEWAKYGIRFNAIAPGPFPTKGAWDRLLPGDLQEKFDMKKKVPLRRVGEHQELANLAAYLVSDYSAYMNGEVVTIDGGEWLQGAGEFNMLEAIPKEMWDALEAMIKAKKSN, from the coding sequence ATGAGTCTATATACACAACCTATGCTGCGCGAAGGTGCACTAAAAGATAAAGTAGCAATTGTAACAGGAGGCGGAAGCGGTCTTGGAAAAGCGATGACGAAATACTTTCTTGAACTGGGCGCCAAAGTAGTGATTACTTCCAGAAATCTGGAGAAACTACAGGCAACGGCTAAGGAGCTGGAAGATGAAACAGGAGGTAAGGTACTTTGTGTAGCTTGTGATGTTAGAAGTTGGGATGAGGTGGAAGCAATGAAAGAATCTACATTGAAAGAATTTGGAAAGATTGATATCTTACTGAATAATGCTGCCGGAAACTTTATTTCTCCAACAGAAAAACTGACTCATTCCGCTTTTGATTCTATTCTTGATATTGTTTTAAAAGGAACAAAAAACTGTACCCTTTCAGTAGGAAAACACTGGATAGATTCTAAAACTCAAGGAACAGTATTAAATATTGTAACAACATACGCATGGACAGGTTCTGCCTATGTAGTACCATCTGCCTGTGCAAAAGCCGGAGTTTTGGCAATGACCAGATCTTTAGCGGTAGAATGGGCAAAATACGGAATCCGTTTCAATGCTATTGCTCCGGGACCTTTCCCAACCAAGGGAGCTTGGGACAGACTTCTTCCGGGAGATCTTCAGGAAAAATTTGATATGAAGAAAAAAGTTCCGTTGAGAAGGGTAGGAGAACATCAGGAGCTTGCCAACCTTGCTGCTTATCTGGTTTCCGATTATTCCGCGTATATGAATGGTGAAGTAGTAACAATTGATGGAGGAGAATGGCTTCAGGGAGCCGGAGAATTTAACATGCTTGAAGCCATTCCTAAAGAAATGTGGGATGCCTTAGAAGCAATGATTAAAGCAAAAAAGTCAAATTAA
- a CDS encoding DUF1573 domain-containing protein: MKKLKITALLAVLAFSPFYANVITADAPSIVKMVADAIKWKTESIDVGNIPQGKPKLIRFEFTNTSSKPIIIQNVAPSCGCTTADYTKTPIQPGKKGFVEASYNAAAVGPFMKTVNVTTSDSKTPKTLSFKGVVAS, from the coding sequence ATGAAAAAACTAAAAATTACAGCTCTTTTGGCCGTATTGGCATTCTCTCCTTTTTATGCTAATGTAATTACTGCAGACGCTCCATCCATTGTAAAAATGGTTGCTGATGCTATTAAATGGAAAACAGAATCTATTGATGTAGGAAACATTCCTCAGGGAAAACCGAAACTGATCAGATTTGAATTCACCAATACAAGTTCAAAACCAATCATTATTCAGAATGTAGCACCTTCTTGTGGATGTACTACAGCAGATTATACAAAAACGCCTATCCAGCCGGGGAAAAAAGGATTTGTAGAAGCCAGCTATAATGCAGCAGCAGTAGGTCCTTTCATGAAAACGGTAAACGTTACTACAAGTGACAGCAAAACTCCTAAAACACTTTCATTCAAAGGAGTAGTAGCTTCTTAA
- a CDS encoding GH92 family glycosyl hydrolase, whose product MKNHRPTVFLFLLLVTTQFKAQKFEKLIQYVNPLIGTEKMGHTYPGATVPFGAVQLSPETDSISYELNGKYNGEVYKYCAGYRYEDKTIVGFSSTHFSGTGHSDLGDFLVMPTVGKLQLNPGTASHPESGYRSRFSHQNETAEAGYYKVKLDDHNIMAELTATPRVGIHRYTFPKSDQAHIILDLMAGIYNYDGKNIWTYVRVENGNTITGYRQTNGWARTRTVYFAMKFSKPFKSYGQKNYDEKQVYKGFWRKFDQNQNFPEIAGKNLKMYFDFDTNENESIEVKLAISPVSQTNALENLEKEAGNINFDQAKTQAQNNWNKELNKIVIKGSDTEKTNFYTAMYHTFINPTTYMDVNGEYKGLDQNVHKADGFTNYTTFSLWDTYRTLHPFFNIIQPKRNGDMVKSMMAHYNQFSMKMLPIWSHYANDNWCMSGYHSVSVVADAIIKGNYDGDPEEALKACIETANKRNYEGIGQYIDLGYIPAEKNGTSVSNTLEYAYDDWAIAQLAKHLNKTEIYNQFIKRSENWKNNFDKTIGFMRPRLADGSFKKDFDVLSTHGQGFIEGNSWNYSFFVPQNPDELITLMGGKKKFASKLDELFTMHLPDEFFADTEDITREGIIGGYVHGNEPAHHVAYFYNWAGQPWKAQAQIRRILEMQYKATPDGLGGNDDAGQMSAWYILSSLGFYPVAPGSEDYSIGSPAVDNAVLNLENGKTFEIEAINQSPKNVYVQKVLLNGKEIKNFILKHSEIMNGGKLTFYMGNKAKK is encoded by the coding sequence ATGAAAAATCACAGACCTACTGTTTTTCTATTTCTTTTATTGGTAACTACACAATTTAAGGCTCAAAAATTTGAAAAATTAATCCAATATGTCAACCCTCTGATCGGAACGGAAAAGATGGGACATACTTATCCAGGAGCAACGGTTCCTTTTGGCGCTGTGCAGCTAAGCCCTGAAACAGACTCCATTTCTTATGAACTTAATGGAAAATACAATGGTGAGGTTTATAAATACTGCGCCGGCTACCGCTATGAAGACAAAACAATTGTAGGCTTCAGTTCTACCCATTTCAGTGGAACAGGACATTCTGATCTTGGTGATTTTCTGGTGATGCCTACCGTAGGAAAACTTCAGTTGAATCCCGGAACAGCTTCACATCCTGAAAGTGGTTACAGAAGCAGATTTTCACATCAAAATGAAACGGCAGAAGCCGGATATTATAAAGTAAAACTGGATGATCACAATATTATGGCTGAGCTGACAGCAACACCAAGGGTAGGAATTCACCGCTATACTTTTCCAAAGTCTGACCAGGCTCATATTATTCTGGATTTGATGGCTGGCATTTACAATTATGATGGAAAAAATATATGGACCTATGTACGGGTAGAAAACGGAAATACTATTACAGGCTATCGTCAGACCAACGGCTGGGCAAGAACTAGAACAGTTTACTTTGCGATGAAGTTTTCGAAACCTTTTAAATCTTATGGTCAGAAAAACTATGATGAGAAGCAGGTTTACAAAGGATTTTGGAGAAAATTTGACCAAAATCAGAATTTCCCAGAAATCGCAGGTAAGAATCTGAAAATGTATTTTGATTTTGATACCAATGAAAATGAATCCATCGAAGTTAAACTGGCTATTTCTCCTGTAAGCCAGACCAATGCTCTGGAAAACCTGGAAAAAGAAGCCGGAAATATAAATTTTGATCAGGCAAAAACTCAGGCTCAAAACAATTGGAATAAGGAATTAAATAAAATTGTCATCAAAGGTTCCGATACAGAAAAAACCAACTTCTATACAGCAATGTATCATACCTTCATTAATCCTACCACTTATATGGATGTGAACGGAGAATATAAAGGCTTGGATCAAAATGTTCATAAGGCTGATGGATTCACCAATTATACTACCTTTTCTCTATGGGATACCTACCGTACTCTTCATCCTTTCTTTAATATCATCCAGCCTAAACGAAATGGTGACATGGTAAAATCTATGATGGCTCATTATAATCAGTTTTCTATGAAAATGCTTCCTATCTGGTCACATTACGCCAATGATAACTGGTGTATGAGCGGCTATCACAGTGTAAGTGTAGTGGCTGATGCTATCATTAAAGGAAATTATGATGGAGATCCTGAAGAAGCCTTAAAAGCCTGTATAGAAACTGCTAACAAAAGAAATTATGAAGGTATCGGACAATATATTGACCTGGGATACATTCCGGCTGAGAAAAACGGAACTTCAGTTTCCAATACGCTGGAATATGCCTATGACGACTGGGCTATTGCTCAACTGGCAAAACATTTAAACAAAACAGAAATCTACAATCAGTTTATCAAACGATCTGAAAACTGGAAAAATAACTTTGATAAAACCATCGGGTTTATGCGTCCGCGTCTGGCAGATGGAAGCTTTAAAAAAGATTTTGATGTGCTCAGTACTCATGGGCAAGGTTTTATTGAAGGAAACTCATGGAACTACAGCTTCTTTGTGCCACAAAATCCTGATGAGCTGATTACTTTGATGGGCGGAAAGAAGAAATTCGCTTCAAAACTTGATGAGCTGTTCACTATGCATTTACCAGATGAATTCTTTGCAGATACCGAAGATATTACACGTGAAGGAATTATTGGTGGTTATGTTCACGGAAACGAACCTGCTCACCATGTTGCTTATTTCTATAATTGGGCAGGACAGCCATGGAAAGCACAGGCACAGATCCGCCGTATTTTAGAAATGCAATATAAAGCTACTCCTGATGGACTGGGAGGAAATGATGATGCCGGACAAATGAGTGCCTGGTATATTTTAAGTTCATTAGGGTTTTACCCCGTGGCACCGGGATCGGAAGATTATTCGATCGGAAGCCCTGCGGTTGATAACGCTGTATTAAATCTGGAAAACGGAAAAACTTTTGAAATTGAAGCCATTAATCAAAGTCCGAAAAATGTGTATGTTCAGAAAGTTCTTCTGAATGGAAAAGAGATTAAGAATTTTATTTTAAAGCATTCTGAGATTATGAATGGCGGAAAGCTTACTTTTTATATGGGAAATAAAGCTAAGAAATAA
- a CDS encoding M1 family metallopeptidase: MNCKFPTLVSTVAVLLLSGSVYAQETPKYDYVEAFKPFFYPQTGTATRSASGQPGHAYWQNSADYHLNVSLNEDKKEITGTAEITYTNNSPDKLGFLWLQLDQNLFAKDSRGNGVVPLSGSRNGAHGEEFNGGYKIKSVRLDGKKEVKYTITDTRMQIDLPKELKANGGVAKIEIEYSFISPEYGSDRMGIQDTKNGKIFTMAQWYPRMCVYDDVLGWNTLPYLGASEFYLEYGNITANITVPSNHYVVASGELLNEKEVYSKEEINRWNEARNSDKTVMIRPESEIGKNKASGTKTWKFKITQARDFAWASSAGFILDAAKINLPSGKKSLAISAYPAESAGEKAWGRSTEYTKAAIEHYSKKWYEYTYPAATNVAGNEGGMEYPGIVFCHMDSKGEDLWGVTDHEFGHNWFPMIVGSNERLFAWMDEGFNTFINGLSTEAFNKGEYYRKPNLARSGPYLLTDSLEPVMVGPDNMKERSIGALAYYKPGTGLDVLRETILGPEKFDKAFRTYIDRWAFKHPTPWDFFHTMENVSGEELNWFWRGWFFNKWKIDQAVKNVQYVNGNFKNGVQITVENIGQLPMPTTVQLKFKDGTAQTVNIPVEVWKRNTEWTFKVDSNKEIDEVKLDPNSVVPDINLENNSRKPS, from the coding sequence ATGAATTGTAAATTTCCAACCCTTGTTTCCACCGTTGCTGTGCTGCTGCTTTCAGGATCTGTATACGCTCAGGAAACCCCAAAGTATGATTATGTAGAAGCATTTAAGCCGTTTTTCTATCCGCAGACAGGTACGGCAACCCGTTCTGCAAGCGGGCAGCCGGGGCATGCTTATTGGCAGAATTCGGCAGATTATCATTTGAATGTCAGCCTGAATGAAGATAAAAAAGAGATTACAGGAACGGCAGAAATTACTTATACCAACAACAGTCCGGATAAATTAGGCTTTCTTTGGCTGCAGCTGGATCAAAACCTTTTTGCAAAAGATTCCAGAGGAAATGGGGTAGTTCCGCTTTCCGGAAGCAGAAATGGAGCGCATGGTGAAGAATTTAATGGAGGATATAAAATTAAATCAGTAAGGCTTGACGGAAAAAAAGAGGTAAAATATACCATTACCGATACAAGAATGCAGATTGATCTTCCAAAAGAACTGAAAGCCAATGGAGGCGTTGCCAAAATAGAAATTGAATACTCATTTATCTCTCCGGAATATGGTTCAGACAGAATGGGAATTCAGGATACGAAAAACGGTAAGATATTTACCATGGCACAATGGTATCCAAGAATGTGTGTATATGATGATGTTTTGGGTTGGAATACGCTTCCTTACCTTGGAGCTTCTGAATTCTATTTAGAGTATGGAAATATTACAGCCAATATTACCGTTCCTTCCAATCATTATGTAGTGGCATCCGGAGAACTTCTGAATGAAAAAGAAGTGTACAGTAAAGAGGAAATCAACCGATGGAATGAGGCAAGAAACAGCGATAAGACAGTAATGATCCGTCCTGAATCTGAAATCGGTAAAAATAAAGCTTCCGGTACAAAAACATGGAAGTTTAAAATTACACAGGCCAGAGATTTTGCGTGGGCATCATCAGCCGGGTTTATTTTGGATGCAGCAAAAATTAATCTTCCTAGTGGAAAGAAATCCTTGGCTATTTCAGCTTATCCGGCAGAAAGTGCAGGTGAAAAAGCATGGGGAAGGTCTACAGAATATACCAAAGCTGCTATAGAGCATTATTCTAAAAAGTGGTATGAATATACGTATCCGGCGGCAACCAATGTAGCAGGAAATGAAGGCGGAATGGAATATCCGGGGATTGTATTCTGTCATATGGATTCCAAAGGAGAAGACCTGTGGGGTGTTACAGATCACGAATTTGGACACAACTGGTTCCCAATGATTGTAGGATCTAATGAAAGGCTATTTGCATGGATGGATGAAGGATTTAACACATTCATTAACGGACTTTCAACGGAAGCTTTCAATAAAGGAGAATATTATCGTAAACCAAATCTGGCAAGATCAGGACCTTATCTCTTGACTGACAGTCTGGAGCCTGTAATGGTAGGACCTGATAATATGAAAGAAAGAAGTATTGGAGCTTTGGCTTACTATAAGCCGGGAACTGGACTTGATGTTTTAAGAGAAACAATCCTTGGACCTGAAAAATTCGACAAAGCTTTCAGAACATATATTGACCGATGGGCTTTCAAACATCCTACACCATGGGATTTCTTCCACACGATGGAAAATGTTTCCGGTGAAGAACTGAATTGGTTCTGGAGAGGATGGTTCTTTAACAAATGGAAAATTGATCAGGCTGTTAAGAACGTGCAATACGTCAACGGAAACTTTAAAAACGGAGTTCAGATTACCGTTGAAAATATTGGCCAGCTGCCAATGCCTACAACCGTTCAGCTGAAATTCAAAGATGGAACGGCACAAACGGTGAATATCCCTGTAGAAGTTTGGAAAAGAAATACAGAATGGACTTTCAAGGTAGATTCTAACAAGGAAATCGATGAGGTGAAACTGGATCCGAATTCTGTTGTTCCTGATATCAATCTGGAAAACAATAGCCGTAAACCGTCATAA
- a CDS encoding sensor histidine kinase, whose amino-acid sequence MKIKRLNIIITLGFVAIIGILIAQLMWTRQAYNLEDKKFNQKVNIALMEVAEKLSGGKTSYTENPVQNIANDYYVVNINNEFHPVVLEYYLKTEFTRFQINTDYVYALYNCHSDKMVYGKYMTSHQESPGNKVINFPKHKNLIYYFSIRFPDKTTYLISSLRFWYLLTFALIIILLVYVYSIYTIIQQKKFSELQRDFINNMTHEFKTPLSSILLASEALNKQEMVQENSKLQTYTSIIINQSHKLNNHIEKILNIAKNDAAGLSLKPQKILLLPFIQEIADSIQQKSKDLSIEIDIENSTSVMADEFHFTNIIYNLLDNSIKYCETKPVIKISAHKDSKGLYLKFKDNGMGIPAKNIPHIFEKFYRVHTKRSEEVNGFGLGLFYVKKVVQQHHWKISVENNEDKGITTTLFFPFSN is encoded by the coding sequence ATGAAAATAAAAAGACTCAATATTATAATAACCCTGGGATTTGTTGCTATTATCGGAATTTTAATAGCCCAACTGATGTGGACCCGCCAGGCTTATAATCTTGAAGATAAAAAATTTAATCAGAAGGTCAATATTGCCTTAATGGAAGTTGCCGAAAAACTTTCCGGAGGAAAAACATCGTATACCGAAAACCCGGTACAGAATATTGCCAACGACTATTATGTAGTTAATATCAATAATGAATTTCATCCCGTAGTTCTGGAATATTATCTGAAAACAGAATTCACCCGATTTCAGATCAATACAGATTATGTGTATGCGCTATACAACTGCCACAGTGATAAAATGGTGTATGGAAAATATATGACTTCCCACCAGGAAAGTCCCGGTAATAAAGTGATCAATTTTCCGAAACATAAAAATCTGATCTATTACTTTTCCATCCGTTTTCCTGATAAAACCACTTATCTGATCAGTTCATTAAGATTCTGGTATCTTTTGACATTTGCTCTTATCATCATCCTTTTGGTATATGTATATTCAATTTATACCATCATTCAGCAGAAGAAATTTTCGGAGCTGCAAAGGGATTTTATCAACAATATGACCCACGAGTTTAAAACGCCTTTATCATCAATACTTCTGGCTTCTGAAGCTCTCAACAAACAAGAAATGGTACAGGAAAACTCCAAACTCCAAACCTATACTTCCATCATCATCAACCAAAGCCATAAGCTCAATAATCATATTGAGAAAATTCTGAATATTGCTAAGAATGATGCTGCCGGATTGTCATTAAAACCTCAAAAGATTTTGCTTCTTCCTTTTATTCAGGAGATCGCAGACAGTATACAGCAAAAGAGTAAAGACCTCAGCATCGAAATTGATATTGAAAACAGCACTTCAGTGATGGCTGATGAATTTCACTTTACCAACATCATTTACAACCTTTTGGATAACTCTATCAAGTATTGTGAAACAAAACCTGTGATTAAAATTTCTGCTCATAAAGATTCAAAAGGCTTATATTTAAAGTTTAAAGACAACGGAATGGGAATTCCCGCTAAAAATATTCCTCATATTTTTGAAAAATTTTACCGGGTACATACCAAAAGAAGTGAAGAGGTGAATGGTTTCGGACTGGGATTATTTTATGTAAAAAAAGTAGTTCAGCAGCATCACTGGAAAATTTCTGTGGAGAATAATGAAGACAAAGGAATTACGACCACACTCTTCTTTCCGTTTTCAAACTAA
- a CDS encoding endonuclease/exonuclease/phosphatase family protein yields MNFRFSMVFLMLFALGFSQDLTVMSFNIRLNVESDKDNAWPKRKQDVADLLTYYHPDYFGVQEALPEQMKDIKAGLKNYDYIGVGRDDGKEKGEFSAIFYDTNKLETVKSGTFWLSETPEKPSKGWDAALNRICTYAVFKDKKSKKEFLAMNLHFDHVGNVARVKSSELILKKIKELNPKNLPVALSGDFNLTDDSEPIKILSQNMKDTFYHSETKHYGPVGTFTGFNVNEVPKDRIDYIFTQGFKIRSHRHINDRRENLLYPSDHFPVIVNLSL; encoded by the coding sequence ATGAATTTCAGATTTTCAATGGTGTTTCTGATGCTCTTTGCATTAGGATTTTCACAGGACCTTACCGTAATGAGTTTTAATATCAGACTGAATGTAGAGTCGGATAAAGACAATGCCTGGCCAAAAAGAAAGCAGGATGTTGCAGATTTACTGACCTATTATCATCCGGATTATTTCGGAGTACAGGAAGCGCTTCCGGAACAGATGAAAGATATTAAAGCAGGATTAAAAAATTATGATTATATAGGAGTAGGAAGAGATGACGGAAAAGAAAAGGGCGAATTTTCTGCTATTTTTTATGATACAAACAAACTTGAAACCGTAAAATCTGGAACATTCTGGCTGTCTGAAACTCCGGAAAAACCTTCAAAAGGCTGGGATGCTGCATTGAACAGAATTTGTACTTACGCTGTATTTAAAGATAAGAAATCAAAAAAGGAATTCCTTGCGATGAATCTTCACTTTGATCATGTAGGAAATGTAGCCAGAGTAAAATCTTCTGAACTGATCCTGAAAAAAATTAAAGAACTGAATCCAAAAAATCTTCCGGTAGCTTTGAGCGGTGATTTTAACCTGACAGATGATTCTGAACCGATTAAAATTCTTTCCCAAAACATGAAAGACACTTTCTACCACTCAGAAACAAAACATTATGGTCCGGTAGGAACTTTCACAGGCTTCAACGTAAATGAAGTTCCTAAAGACAGAATTGACTATATTTTTACACAAGGTTTTAAGATCAGATCTCACAGACACATCAATGACAGAAGAGAAAATCTTCTGTATCCGTCAGACCATTTCCCGGTAATTGTGAATCTTTCGCTATAA
- a CDS encoding S8 family peptidase yields METGRYIVLLQDQQKNSLKKIEKELEVNITSSELLSKENRSYEIIDQDNGVLYKNLGVLVVENMDEDQLKSAVKNESNSIIYYEKEREFFPADELQLISELKKQSAGLAEKISELEKYITTKPLPQQSFIEMEWGLKAIGLENTNYTGKGIDVCILDTGLETSHPDFSSEEIEGKSFIDGQDWNRDPNGHGTHCAGIATGNIRSDTGRRYGIARDCNLKIAKVLADNGRGTTSSVIDAIDWAITKKFRILSLSLASPVKLDDQPSVLFETIGERALENNCLIIAAAGNDSSRPQIPQPVSMPANSKSIMAIGAIDAQMKIARFSNAGINPSTGGNINVCAPGVDIISSYPKNAKNKNNLYYSMSGTSMAAPHVSGLAALYMEQFPNKSAKEIWELIENRARPIEGIKYRDIGNGLIQVYI; encoded by the coding sequence ATGGAAACCGGAAGATACATTGTTCTGCTGCAGGATCAGCAGAAAAATTCGCTCAAAAAAATAGAGAAAGAACTGGAAGTGAATATTACTTCTTCAGAATTGCTGTCCAAAGAAAACCGTTCTTATGAAATCATTGATCAGGACAACGGGGTACTTTACAAAAATCTGGGAGTTCTTGTGGTAGAAAATATGGATGAAGACCAGTTGAAAAGTGCTGTGAAAAATGAATCAAATTCTATTATTTATTATGAAAAAGAAAGAGAATTTTTTCCTGCAGACGAATTACAGCTGATCAGTGAACTTAAAAAACAGTCGGCCGGACTCGCAGAAAAAATCTCAGAACTTGAAAAATACATAACCACCAAACCTTTACCTCAACAATCATTTATTGAAATGGAATGGGGATTAAAAGCTATTGGTCTGGAAAATACCAATTATACAGGAAAAGGGATTGATGTCTGCATTCTGGATACGGGACTTGAAACTTCCCATCCCGATTTTTCTTCTGAGGAAATTGAAGGAAAATCTTTCATAGACGGTCAGGACTGGAACAGGGATCCCAACGGACATGGTACGCATTGTGCCGGAATTGCTACAGGAAATATCAGAAGTGATACCGGAAGACGTTACGGAATAGCCCGGGACTGCAATCTGAAAATAGCAAAAGTACTCGCAGACAACGGAAGAGGTACTACCAGCAGTGTGATTGATGCCATAGACTGGGCCATTACGAAAAAATTCAGAATACTGTCTCTTTCACTGGCTTCTCCTGTAAAACTGGATGATCAGCCTTCCGTTCTCTTTGAAACGATCGGAGAAAGAGCGTTGGAGAATAACTGTCTAATTATAGCGGCAGCTGGTAACGACAGCAGCAGACCACAGATTCCGCAGCCGGTTTCCATGCCGGCCAATTCAAAATCTATTATGGCAATCGGGGCTATTGATGCCCAGATGAAAATTGCCAGATTCTCAAACGCAGGAATCAATCCGTCTACCGGAGGAAATATCAATGTCTGTGCTCCCGGAGTAGATATTATCAGCTCCTATCCTAAAAATGCAAAGAACAAAAATAATTTATATTACAGCATGAGTGGTACAAGCATGGCAGCGCCACATGTTTCAGGACTTGCAGCTTTGTATATGGAACAGTTTCCCAATAAATCGGCAAAAGAGATCTGGGAACTTATTGAAAACAGAGCAAGGCCTATTGAAGGCATAAAATACAGAGATATAGGAAACGGTTTAATACAAGTATACATATGA